TGCCACTTTTTTACTAGAAAAATAAATAATACCTGGACCTTTCAAAGTAGAGACAAGCTCGATCAATCGGTTTTGCTTTTCACGATAATCTTCACATTTTTCAATGAAAATACCAATATTGGGACGATCAACACTTGATTCAACCCTTTCAACTTCAGATATACCGAGTGAATGAAGAATGTCTTCACGAACCTGCTTTGTTGCTGTCGCTGTTAATGCTAATGTAAGAGGATTCCCCAGTTGCTCACGAATCTCTCCTAATTTTAAATAGTCAGGGCGAAAATCATAACCCCATTGAGAAATACAATGTGCCTCATCTACTACAAATAAGCAAATGGATAGTCCCTGTAACCTTTGAATAATATATGAAACGTTTAACATCTCTGGTGATATAAAAATATATTTGTATTTGCCTAAATTACGGAGAGCATCTTTTTTAACATCGACAGTTAAAAAAGAGTTTAATGCTATAACTCGCTTTTCTCCAATTTTCATCATTTGCTCAACTTGATCCTGCATTAGTGATAACAATGGAGAAACAATTAAAATCGTTCCATCTAATAAATTGCCAGGAAACTGATAACATAGTGATTTACCTGTTCCAGTCGGAAGCATGGCTAAAGTATGATTACCTGCCAGAATTGACGATATAACTTCTTTTTGTCCGGGTTTAAAAGAACTATGACCAAAGTGCTTTTTTAATAGTTTTTCTAATTCCATTGTTTTGCACCATATTTTGCAAGAACTAACCGTATTTCAAAATAATTAGCAGAATCAACGCTACTTCTGATCAGTTTTAATTGCTTTGTAGCTGATTTACGAGCTACAGATATAATCTTTTTCTGAATTCCATAATCGATAAATGGATCGATGGAGAATTCCTCTATTTTTAGGGCTATTTCAACAATGTGATCTTCAATTGTGCTCGTTTTTAAATGGCGCCTCTTGGCAATTTCTTCAATCGAACATCCTTTTTGAACAAGATCAAATGTGATTTGTGATGAATTTGTTAATAAGCTGTTCTCTTTTATATCAACAAGTAGAAAGGATAATACAGGATACCTGTTAATGTCTGTTTTCACTTGTTGAATCAAATAATGGAGGACGTTTTGAAATGCAATATGATAGGAGGAAAATTCCATTCCTAATTTTTCTGCAGTTTGCAAAGAAGTCAATCCAATACGTTTGTATCCTGTTAACCTAAAAATAATAACAGAAGGATCAAATTCATTTGTATCTTCAAGGCAATCAAGCAGTTCTGAAAAAATAGTCTTACCTAATAAGATTCTGTCCAGCTGGTTATTTTTCAAAAATGATTTTAGCCAAATATGAACCGTTTTATTTTTTTGAATAGGAATATAATGAGTCTCTTGAAAAACGAGATTTGATACTACCTGAATTAGCATCGTTAGTCTCTCCCAAAATTGCTGTGCAACCGAATTGAACTGCCACCCGTTGATATAAATCGGATCAGTATGATTTTCTCTAAATAGGTTAATTTTCTCTTCACCTAAATTTGTTAGCAGAAACCGTTGGCCTTCACAAGGGGAAATCCATTTATGTTCCAATGCATTTTGGATCACTTCTTCTAGGGTTTCCCGTGTTAATGGTTCATATATTCGAAAAAACCTTATTAATCCGAATAAATGTGCATCTTGAATCGTCTGTGATGATTTTTTTCCTTTTAGAAGGTGGTAGATGGAATATATAGTTCTTTCGCCATTAAGTTTTTTTAAACAAAATAAAATAATATATTCAATATATCGCATTCCCCCTACCACCTTTCGACAATTTGCACTATAATACCTGTTTATTATTAATATTCTAGCATGAAACTGATCATAAAGTTGATGTAAATTGACAATATTCAAAGAAACAAATGAAACAAAATCGACTAACTATTATTTATTTTTCTATTGAAATGTTTTCAATTCAGTTTTACAATAGTGATTGAGATAGTGTTTCCATTTTCATTAATGGGAAATTGCAAGAATCATATTGTTCATTATTGGGAGGTTTTTTATTATGGCAAAGTACACAATTGTTGACAAAGAAACTTGTATTGCTTGTGGAGCTTGTGGTGCAGCAGCACCAGATATCTATGATTATGATGATGAAGGTCTAGCATTCGTAACTCTTGACGATAACCAAGGTATCGTTGAAATTCCAGATGTACTAATTGATGATATGACAGATGCTTTTGAAGGCTGTCCTACTGATTCAATTAAAGTAGCAGAACAACCATTCGATGGTAACGCAACTAAATTCGAATAAAAATATTAGTCCTGCCTCTGATTAATGAGGGGGACTTTTATTTTTTGCTATGTTAAACAACAGTTAGTTTTTATCAACAATAAAATTAATAATTCCCCTATAAAGAAAACTCCGAATGGCAAGCCCCTATGTGCCCTAGTATGGGCTAGTAGAATTTATAGATATAAATACTGATTAGCTAACAAAAGGCATCGAGAGCGCGTGCTCTCGATGCCTTTTGTTGACAATCTGAAAGCAACGGTTCCCCGTTGCTTTTTCTATTATATTTTAAGCATTTTTTATAATCCTTTGCTTAATTATCCAATTTTGCATACGAGTAAATAATAGCATAAAGATTACACTCATTATGACACCTTTAATTATATTAAAAGGAAGAATCCCTGTTACAACTAATTTGCGCGCTGCCGGTGCTGACATCGCTGGAAAATGCAAAAAGAACGTATAAGCCGGTAAAATGATATAGTAATTTAGAATGCTCATTATGACCGCCATAATTAGGGAACTAATAACTAAAGAAAATGACATTCCTTTTTTTGATTTTAGTTTATTAGATAAATAGTAGGTTGGTAGTATAAATGAGATTCCAGCAATAAAGTTGGCCACGTGACCAACTGGAACTCCTGTTGCACTCCCAGTCATAAAATAATTTAGAACATTTTTAAAAAATTCTACTAAAATTCCTGCAATCGGCCCAAAAATCAAAGTGGCAATTAGGGCTGGAATATCACTAAAATCAATTAAAAGAAAATTTGGAAATGGTGGAAGTGGGAAGTTCAAGAGCATAAGAATATACGCGATACTACTTAACATTCCGACTGATACTACTGCTTTAACACTTAGTTTTTTCATTTTCCTCTCTCCTTTGTGATCCACTCCAAGAAGAGAGGTTCAGCACTAAGATATACCTTATAAAATAGAAAATCCCCAAGATATGGCTCTTGAGGGAGTTTTTTTATGAAGGCACACCTAAAACACGTCCAATTTATCAACATTTTTTGAACGTATGCAGAACCTCCATCTTCTCCCATCCAGACTATACTGTCGGCTTTGGAATTACACCAAATCCTGCCAAAAAAGGCTCGCGGGCTTAAGAGTTAAAACTCAAATACCGCCGATCGGGAATTTCACCCTGCCCCGAAGATAGATCAATATTTAATTTTAATTTTATTATACTGAAAATTTATCCAGTTGTGAAGTAAAATAAAATCCACGCTCCACATATGTAGTAGGATATTCAAAATTTCACTATCTCTAAAAAGCAGGAAAATAAAGAAAACTCGCCGATTGGCGAGCCCCAAGGGGATGATTTGGCGTAATTGCCATTATGCTTAGCTTAAAAAACCGGAGTCAAGTATATCCACGATTGCGTATTTTTTAGTAATCTGATTAAGGAAGATCCAAAATTTGTTGCTGCATGATTAGATCTGATGAAAGATTATTTAATTGTTTAATTTTGTCTACAGTTACATTTTTCTCCCTTGAAATTGATGTTAGGGTGTCTCCATTCTTTACAATATATTTATTTTCGGGCATTTTTTTAATAATTAGTTTTTCACCAATCATAATATTTGTTCCCATAATCTTGTTTGAATTTTGTATTGTCTCTACTGTCAGATTGTTATTTTCTGCTATTGACCATAGGGTATCTCCATCCCTAACAATATACATTTCTTGGTTGTCCGCCATATTGTTATTAGATTCATTATTTTCATCACTGGGTTGAAGTCTTGAACTTACTTCAAGTACATTCTTATCATTACCAATTGTTCCAGCCTGGACTACTGCACCTACTGTTGCTTTTCCTAATAATCCTTCAGGATCAAATGCATATTTTTTATCAAAGGTCCATTCAATTTTATGTGTTTCAAAATGCAGGTGTATGCCTGTTGCTTGCCCGGTGCTTCCCATCTTCCCAATAATGTCTCCTTGCTTAACTGTTTGACCAACTTGCGCAAGGCGCTCACTTAAATGGGCATATACAGCAACATAATTATTAGAGTGCTTTATAAAGATTACATTACCATAAGAATCGGAGTAATAAGATTTCTCCACTACTCCGTCATCAACAGCTACAATTTCTGTGTTTAATTCACCAGCAATATCAATCCCTTTATGTTTTCCATTCCTTGTTCCAAACGTATCTGAAATAACTCCATCTGACGGCCAGATCCAGCTAGTCTTCTCCTGGCTTGTTTTAAGCATATCCGCTTGGGGATGTTTACCACCTAGAAATAACAAACTGATACATAGTGCCATCAGTCCGGCGATTAGCAATCTCCTTATGTAGTCACGCATTTTGTTCCTCCTTAATTTTTACCTTTCTTTTTCACCAAATATACAATCAGCTTCATTTGGAAATGGAGCATTAAAGCATACTTGTTATAATATGGTTTTTATTTTGTTTTATTCATATTTTTGAGAAAAAATTTATTTTTATAAACGAAAATATGAATAAAACAAGGTAAATTGCAACAATTTTTTAGAAAGGCTCTTTTCTTAAACTTTGTTGCTATTTGAAACTAAATTAGAATGGTACTCCAGTTTACCGATGAAAACTGTAGGAAATTTTTAAGAAAAAAGCACGATACCATAGTTATTTCGGGTTTTTAGACTAGGTACGAAAAACAACAATCTATGCGAAAACAGCCTTTAGAAAACAGTTAAAGAAAACTCGCTGATTGTCATCGCCCTTAAGGGCAATGACAGACCGTAGTTGCCCTTATACGCTAGCAAAAATTCTAATAAGCCAAAAAAAAAAGACCAACCTTAAGGTTGATCCTCTACCGTGCGAAGATTTGGCGCCACTGGAACTTCATTCTCTTTTAATAAATCAAAAGGACCTAAATTTTTAATCGGAGGATTCTCAAGCATTACATGTTCTAATCCAAATTCCTTTGCGGTTAACAAAATTGCTTCATAGGAATAAACACTCATAGGAATATTTTCTAGATTTGAACTATCTTGAACTGATAAAAATAATGTTTTATTTTTAATGGCATCCACCCTAAATTTCAGTGATGGTGGAAGGGAAGCTTTTAGTCCCCATTCTGGTTGATCAGACCACATTGACTCCAAGGCTGCTGCAACATCTGTATAAGACTTTTGAGATGGGACAATAAATGGTATTTCCTTACCATCAGGAATAAAGAAAAAATTAGCATGATTTTGCTCGAGTTGAATATCTAATTCTTTTTTTTCTCCATAGTTTCCGAGTATAATTCCCGGATTTCCATTTGTTGTAAATTTAACTTTCTTAATATTACTATTTGTAGATACATTTTTCTCAATTGCATTAATAAAACTAGTCTCAGTTGCTGAACCTTCACCATATGAATGGTTCGCTGGAACATCTATAATGATACTATCATCATTGGTATCTAGTTTCATTTTTGCATTAAGGGGATAAAAATCACTTAAACCCCATTCTTTTTCTTTTAATTGAGCCGTTTTTTCATTAAACAGATCAACCCAGGATTTATTACCGGGGTGATTGATGAGTGTTGAAACAGGAATGAGGATTTGTCCTTGTTGATCTGGAATCCAATACGTTAAAAACTTTCTGCTTCCCAATTCATTTTTATATAAAGCATTTTTTAAATTAGCTGATTGCATAAAGAGTTTTGGAGTACCTATCTTCTGTGCCGATTTAGAACTAGAATCCTTTTTTTCTGACTTTAACTGTGCTGTTATTTTATTTTCACTAGAAGTTGATTTTTGTTTCATTGAATCTTCAGAAGAATTTTGTGACCAATTAGTCAAATTTGGAGCGAGAATAATAAATAGTAGGAGTAATACCGCAGCTGTTGCAAAACTTGGGAGCACCCAAGATTTACGCTTTCCTCTCTTTATTTTAATGGAAAGATTTTGATAAATGTCACGAGGATTGCGATAATCTTCTATTTTTGGCATCTGCCTAAGCATTTCTTCAAGTTGTCTATCGCTCCACTCGGACTTTTCCATTATCAATTTCCTCCTTCCCCGTCAACAATTCCATCTGATTCCTTAAAACCTTTAAAGACCGGTGTTGGGTTGTTTTTACTTTGCTTTCTGTCCACCCCAATGCCGTAGCAGTTTCTGCAATAGATAAATCATTCAAAAAACGCAATACAATAACCACTCTTTGATCAATTGTGCAATGACTAAGACATTCGTAAATCCATTTAATTTCTTCCTTTTGGAGGGCTATTTCTTCTGGGATCGGTTCCTCGTCTTTTACTTGTTGAACAGTCCAATCGAACTTTTCGAGCATCCTTTGTTTCCATCCCTTTTGCTTACGAAAAAAATCAATTGCAACATTCCTAGCAATGGAAAATAGCCAGGTTTTTTCACTACTTCTTCCCTCAAATCGGTCATAGGATTTAAGCACACGTATATAAACCTCTTGAACAAGATCCTCAGCATGCTCTTTATTCCTGACCATATAAAACAGAAATTGAAATACATCATGATGATACTTTTGATAAAGTTCCTCAAAAACGGAGTCCATCAAGTTCCCTCCCCGTTCGTATATTTAGTCGTTATGTAAATTAAAAAAGTTTCACTTCTTAATATAATTGTTTTTCCATCCAAAAGGAAGAAGTTTTTTCGAATTGCTTTCAATCTTATCAAGATTATAAATATTTATTATTTACTAGGCTATGGTGAAATAATAGGTTGATTTTTCAGCTCTCTTCGAATAGCACAAAAAACTCATCCATGAGATGAGTTTTTAAATGTTTCTTGTGAATCAAGAACAATCGGCATAATTTTTGGTTTTTTCCCTATTTTCGAGGTAAAAAGAAGGAAAATGTCGTTCCATGACCTAGTTTACTCTGGACAGATATGTGACCGTGATGTCCCTCAATAATATTTTTTGCGATTGCAAGTCCAAGACCAGTCCCTGCTCTACCTCGTGTCCGTGCTTTATCAGCTTTGTAGAAACGCTCAAATACAAATGGTAAATCATCTTCCGGTATCCCTGATCCAGAATCTATCACTTCCATTGTAATGCCTTTATCTTCATTCATAATAGCTAAATGAACCGACCCACCTTTAGGTGTATGTCTAAAGGCATTATCAATTAAGTTTGTCAGTACTTGTTCAATCCGATCAGGGTCTAAGGAAAAGAGCAGAAATTCATCGATTATATCTGAATCTAACAAAATTTCATTATCTTTTGCTAATCCTTGGAATTTATGAATAATCCTATTGATGAACGAGGAAACATTTACTTCTTCAATCGTAAGATGGATCTGAGTTGCTTCCATTCTAGCTAAGTCAAGTAACTCATTTACGAGCCGACCCATTCTAAGAGATTCGTCATAAATGACTTTGGCCATTTCTCGTTTGTCTTCTTGCGTCTCTGCAATGTCATCAACAATTGCCTCACTATAGCCTTGTAACATGGAAATTGGGGTCCTAAGTTCGTGTGAAACATTGGCAATAAAATCTTGTCTAAGTTTGTCCATCTTTCTCTCTTCTGTCATATCCCTAACGACAGCTACAGCACCACGAATAAATTGATTGCTATAAAGAGGGCTGACAAGAATAACCCAATGTCTCCCTTGAAGGGAAATCTCCCCTATTTGATCTTTCTCAGTGTCAACAGCAAGTTGGAAAAGATCCATTACTTTTGAAGGAATCGCTTCCGTATTTATGCTGTAATCCCCTTTTTCATAATACCAATATTGAAGAAACCGATCTGCCGGAGGGTTTGTAATAAGGATGGTACCATCACGATTAAAGGTAATGACTCCATCAGCCATACTACTTAAGATACTAGCAAGTTGCTCCTTCTCCTGGCTAAGTGCATTCATATTAAATTTCAATTGTCTTCCCATCTGATTGAAGGCCGTAGCTAGTTCCCCAATTTCATCATGGGAAAGAATAGGTACCTTAGTATCAAATTTTCCTCTTGCCACCTCAAATGCCGCTTCCCTCATTTTTCTTAATGGAGCTGCAATTCTTGTAGACAAAAAGAAAGCAAAGATAGTTGTTAAAATGATTGCAACCCCCGCAACGAGAAGAATAAACTTAGTCGTCGATTGAGTTGTCCTTTCGATTACCTTTAATGATTGATAGATAAATACGGCTCCCCTTGACCCATCAGGCAGATGCAATGGTACACCGATAATCGAATAACTTGAATCATCTCTCTTACTGTCATTTTCAGAAGTAAGAGTTGATACTTTTTCAATGGTTCCATTGTATTTAAAAACTTTCGATAAATCTTTATCTTTTCGAATATCTGCAATTGTTAACTTCTTTTCACTTCTATTATTAGGAGAGTAATAGACTTCATGATTATTTTTAACAATGACCACTTGCGTATCATTATTAATTATTTCCCATGAAATCTCTAAGCCTAAAGAAAGGTCGTTATCATGCGCTTCTAATACATTTGCAATCTTTTCTGCTGTATTAGTTAAGTCTTTTTTCGTTTCAATTATATTATTGTTCTGAAAAAACTCAAGGAGCATCACAGTTAATATAAAAAGTACAAATGAGACGAGCAAAAGTATGGTAAACCAGAGTTTACCTACTACACTTCGTAATAAGATCATTCATTTACAACCTCGAATTTATAACCAACTCCCCAAACTGTAACGATCATCCTCGCCGCTTGTTCGGATACTTTATTCAATTTTTCACGTAGCCGTTTTACATGAGTATCAACTGTACGAAGGTCTCCAAAGAATTCGTAATGCCACACTTCTTTGAGTAATTGTTCCCGATCAAAAACCTTATCAGGTGATTTTGCTAGAAAATAAAGTAACTCGTATTCTTTTGGTGTTAAACTTACTTCTTTATCATCTGCTGTCACTCTGTGTGCATCATTGTCGATTGTTAAATGCGGGAAGACAATTACATCTTTCGCTGTGGTATCCGTCTGTAAGTAAGTTGTTTGTGATGACCTCCTAAGGAGTGCCTTGACTCGCAATACAACTTCTCTTGGACTAAATGGTTTAACAATATAATCATCGGTACCAACTTCAAACCCTTGAACCCGATTTACTTCTTCTCCTTTTGCCGTTAGCATGATTACGGGAGTAGCTTTCTTTTCCCGCAATTCACGACATACTTCAATACCATCTTTACCAGGCATCATTAGATCCAAAAGAATTACATCATAATCGTTAGCAAAGGCTTTAACTAGCGCTTCGTTTCCATCCTCTGCCTCATCGATGGAATACTCTTCACGCTCTAAATACATTTTTAATAAACGGCGAATTCTTTCCTCGTCATCCACCACTAAAATTTTTACGTCCTTATCCATTAATAAATCCCCCCATGGAGTTATTTTACAAAATGGTTCTGCTTTTTGCTATGCTTTTCAAGGAATTGGATATGAAAAAAGTATTAAAGATTTCACAAAAAAGATATACTTTTTCCTTTATTAAACATAATAACAAAAATAGTATATATTCATATATGTTTTCAAAAAGCCTCCCCCATTAAGTAAGAGCTTTATCCAGCATATGAATGAAGACCAGCAATAACTAAATTAACTGCCACGAGATTAAACATGATAATGACAAATCCAATAACGGCGAGCCAAGCTGACTTTTCGCCGTGCCAGCCTTTAGAAAGGCGAAGATGTAAAAATGCCGCATAAAAAAGCCATGTAATTAATGCCCAGACCTCTTTTGGATCCCAGCCCCAGAACCTTGTCCAGGCGATTTGCGCCCAAATCATCGCAAAGATTAATGCTCCTAGCGTAAATACTGGAAATCCAATTAACACGGAGCGATAACTTATTTCATCAACAAAATCAAGATTAATATTTTTCACCAAAGGCTTTAATGCAGCTGCAATTCGTTTTCTTAAGATTATTCTAATTAAAGAATATAATAGTAAGCCACCAATTAACGACCATATAAATGTATTCATTTTCTTTGCATTAATAATTGCAGGTGTTTCAATCAATGGTTTGAACTTTCCTTTTGTTAGTAATTCATATTCATGTGGTCCAGTTATGGCAGGCATCGTGAATTCAACTGTAGCCTTAACTTTATTTTTATCAACCCAATTAAACTTTTCATGGTAGCCCATACCAGTAAAGGTAGATGATACCGCTACAAAACCAAGTGTGGTAATTAAACCAAACATTACAACTTCAAGCCAGAAAGTTCGCTTTGTGGCTTTTGATTGATCAATACATTTAACAAGATATATAAGTCCTGCGGCAAAACTTACTGCAAGGATCGCTTCACCGATGGCAGCTGTTGTAACATGGATGTAGAGCCAATCACTTTGTAATGCCGGTATTAACGGAGTGACATCTCTTGGAAACATACTAGCATAAGCAATTACTAGAATCGCCACAGGCATAGTGAAAAGTCCGAGAAGAGGAGTTCGATAAATAAAATAAATAACGAGAAAAGCCCCCACAAGTGCCATGCCGAAAAAGGTTGTAAATTCAAACAAATTACTCACTGGTGCGTGCCCAGCAGCAATCCACCTAGTTATGAAATACCCTATTTGTGAAATAAAACCAAATATGGTTATAAACACAGCAATTTTTCCCCATTTATTAGTGCCTTTCTTATCTGATGGCTCCTTTTTGGTTTTAATTGCCCCACCAAAAAACAAGGTAGCAATTAAATAGAGAATAAAAGATATATATAGTAAATTACTGCTAATTGTTACCAAATTAGAATACCTCCTTTTTAAGCTCTTTCCGCTTGGAGCTGATCTTCAGGCATTGAAAGTTCTGTGCCATCTAGGATTGTTTCCATTTCCCGTTTTAGACCATACCAATTTTTATTCGTATGTGCGCTTATCCACACTTGTCCATTTTTCCGCTGAATCCAAATCCTTCTATGATTCCAATACGCTCCTTGGATAACACCAAACATAAAGAGGAAACCACCAAAAATAATGACCCAAATAGTTAAATCCTTCCTAACAGTTAGACCAGAAACATTCTTTGTTTGAATAGCTTTAAATTTCATTTTATATTCATTATTTCCAAAGGGCTCTATATTTTGCCGAATTGCAACAAAGCTAGTTTCCCCTTTCGGTTTATCTGGTGCATACATTCGAAAAACGAATGCAGGGTTATTTGGTATTCTTGATTTTGTTGTAGGTTCTCCACTCTTTGAAAATTCAAAGTCAGGAAAATAACTCAAAACATCTACTGAGTAACCATTTCCTAACACATATTTAGATTTTGGATCATAAAGATCAATCGTAATATTTCCAAATGATTTATCTGTCTTTTTATTAGCTAAAGTAAATGTCATGGAATTTAACTCATCTAACTTGTAATCTACTTGGTACAATGAATAACCATTAAAGGTTAGCGGTTGATTTACCCGAATATTATAATCCTTTATTTTTTTTAATTTAGGCTTTTCTCCGATAATGGTATGTCCGACCTTTTGATATAGAGTCACATTTGATTGATAATTTTTTGCTACATTTCCAACCTTACTTAGTGTAGCACCATAGGCCTTATCTTTATTTTTATCATAGAGTTGTAGAATAAATTTTCTATTAGTGACGTAAAATTCTTCGTTTGTGCCAGGTACTACTTTTGTTTCTCCTTCACGAAGCCATAAAACCTTATCAACATACATTCCTGGAACAAAGCGAAGCATAGCACCAATCAGGAAGATAATTAGCCCAACATG
The Neobacillus sp. PS3-40 genome window above contains:
- a CDS encoding ATP-binding protein; translated protein: MILLRSVVGKLWFTILLLVSFVLFILTVMLLEFFQNNNIIETKKDLTNTAEKIANVLEAHDNDLSLGLEISWEIINNDTQVVIVKNNHEVYYSPNNRSEKKLTIADIRKDKDLSKVFKYNGTIEKVSTLTSENDSKRDDSSYSIIGVPLHLPDGSRGAVFIYQSLKVIERTTQSTTKFILLVAGVAIILTTIFAFFLSTRIAAPLRKMREAAFEVARGKFDTKVPILSHDEIGELATAFNQMGRQLKFNMNALSQEKEQLASILSSMADGVITFNRDGTILITNPPADRFLQYWYYEKGDYSINTEAIPSKVMDLFQLAVDTEKDQIGEISLQGRHWVILVSPLYSNQFIRGAVAVVRDMTEERKMDKLRQDFIANVSHELRTPISMLQGYSEAIVDDIAETQEDKREMAKVIYDESLRMGRLVNELLDLARMEATQIHLTIEEVNVSSFINRIIHKFQGLAKDNEILLDSDIIDEFLLFSLDPDRIEQVLTNLIDNAFRHTPKGGSVHLAIMNEDKGITMEVIDSGSGIPEDDLPFVFERFYKADKARTRGRAGTGLGLAIAKNIIEGHHGHISVQSKLGHGTTFSFFLPRK
- the sigX gene encoding RNA polymerase sigma factor SigX; translation: MDSVFEELYQKYHHDVFQFLFYMVRNKEHAEDLVQEVYIRVLKSYDRFEGRSSEKTWLFSIARNVAIDFFRKQKGWKQRMLEKFDWTVQQVKDEEPIPEEIALQKEEIKWIYECLSHCTIDQRVVIVLRFLNDLSIAETATALGWTESKVKTTQHRSLKVLRNQMELLTGKEEIDNGKVRVER
- a CDS encoding ferredoxin, translated to MAKYTIVDKETCIACGACGAAAPDIYDYDDEGLAFVTLDDNQGIVEIPDVLIDDMTDAFEGCPTDSIKVAEQPFDGNATKFE
- a CDS encoding negative regulator of sigma-X activity, with amino-acid sequence MEKSEWSDRQLEEMLRQMPKIEDYRNPRDIYQNLSIKIKRGKRKSWVLPSFATAAVLLLLFIILAPNLTNWSQNSSEDSMKQKSTSSENKITAQLKSEKKDSSSKSAQKIGTPKLFMQSANLKNALYKNELGSRKFLTYWIPDQQGQILIPVSTLINHPGNKSWVDLFNEKTAQLKEKEWGLSDFYPLNAKMKLDTNDDSIIIDVPANHSYGEGSATETSFINAIEKNVSTNSNIKKVKFTTNGNPGIILGNYGEKKELDIQLEQNHANFFFIPDGKEIPFIVPSQKSYTDVAAALESMWSDQPEWGLKASLPPSLKFRVDAIKNKTLFLSVQDSSNLENIPMSVYSYEAILLTAKEFGLEHVMLENPPIKNLGPFDLLKENEVPVAPNLRTVEDQP
- the ccsB gene encoding c-type cytochrome biogenesis protein CcsB produces the protein MVTISSNLLYISFILYLIATLFFGGAIKTKKEPSDKKGTNKWGKIAVFITIFGFISQIGYFITRWIAAGHAPVSNLFEFTTFFGMALVGAFLVIYFIYRTPLLGLFTMPVAILVIAYASMFPRDVTPLIPALQSDWLYIHVTTAAIGEAILAVSFAAGLIYLVKCIDQSKATKRTFWLEVVMFGLITTLGFVAVSSTFTGMGYHEKFNWVDKNKVKATVEFTMPAITGPHEYELLTKGKFKPLIETPAIINAKKMNTFIWSLIGGLLLYSLIRIILRKRIAAALKPLVKNINLDFVDEISYRSVLIGFPVFTLGALIFAMIWAQIAWTRFWGWDPKEVWALITWLFYAAFLHLRLSKGWHGEKSAWLAVIGFVIIMFNLVAVNLVIAGLHSYAG
- a CDS encoding response regulator transcription factor, which gives rise to MDKDVKILVVDDEERIRRLLKMYLEREEYSIDEAEDGNEALVKAFANDYDVILLDLMMPGKDGIEVCRELREKKATPVIMLTAKGEEVNRVQGFEVGTDDYIVKPFSPREVVLRVKALLRRSSQTTYLQTDTTAKDVIVFPHLTIDNDAHRVTADDKEVSLTPKEYELLYFLAKSPDKVFDREQLLKEVWHYEFFGDLRTVDTHVKRLREKLNKVSEQAARMIVTVWGVGYKFEVVNE
- a CDS encoding helix-turn-helix domain-containing protein, which translates into the protein MRYIEYIILFCLKKLNGERTIYSIYHLLKGKKSSQTIQDAHLFGLIRFFRIYEPLTRETLEEVIQNALEHKWISPCEGQRFLLTNLGEEKINLFRENHTDPIYINGWQFNSVAQQFWERLTMLIQVVSNLVFQETHYIPIQKNKTVHIWLKSFLKNNQLDRILLGKTIFSELLDCLEDTNEFDPSVIIFRLTGYKRIGLTSLQTAEKLGMEFSSYHIAFQNVLHYLIQQVKTDINRYPVLSFLLVDIKENSLLTNSSQITFDLVQKGCSIEEIAKRRHLKTSTIEDHIVEIALKIEEFSIDPFIDYGIQKKIISVARKSATKQLKLIRSSVDSANYFEIRLVLAKYGAKQWN
- a CDS encoding peptidoglycan DD-metalloendopeptidase family protein, with the protein product MRDYIRRLLIAGLMALCISLLFLGGKHPQADMLKTSQEKTSWIWPSDGVISDTFGTRNGKHKGIDIAGELNTEIVAVDDGVVEKSYYSDSYGNVIFIKHSNNYVAVYAHLSERLAQVGQTVKQGDIIGKMGSTGQATGIHLHFETHKIEWTFDKKYAFDPEGLLGKATVGAVVQAGTIGNDKNVLEVSSRLQPSDENNESNNNMADNQEMYIVRDGDTLWSIAENNNLTVETIQNSNKIMGTNIMIGEKLIIKKMPENKYIVKNGDTLTSISREKNVTVDKIKQLNNLSSDLIMQQQILDLP
- a CDS encoding cytochrome c biogenesis protein ResB translates to MKDVKCECGHVNPHGTVFCEACGMLHVEGEKEKQVLDMRYEGSARRSQTYNKMFIDKVWNFFSSVKVGVILILITLIASALGTILPQEMYIPGTMPAEEFYQSQYGWFGKIYYQLGFNNLYSSWWYLILIAMIGVSLVICSLDRVVPLYKALKAQRVTRHEGFLKRQRIFGITSSDNVDASFSKAKEHLLTKHYQVREENGDLLAEKGRFSRWGPYINHVGLIIFLIGAMLRFVPGMYVDKVLWLREGETKVVPGTNEEFYVTNRKFILQLYDKNKDKAYGATLSKVGNVAKNYQSNVTLYQKVGHTIIGEKPKLKKIKDYNIRVNQPLTFNGYSLYQVDYKLDELNSMTFTLANKKTDKSFGNITIDLYDPKSKYVLGNGYSVDVLSYFPDFEFSKSGEPTTKSRIPNNPAFVFRMYAPDKPKGETSFVAIRQNIEPFGNNEYKMKFKAIQTKNVSGLTVRKDLTIWVIIFGGFLFMFGVIQGAYWNHRRIWIQRKNGQVWISAHTNKNWYGLKREMETILDGTELSMPEDQLQAERA
- a CDS encoding ECF transporter S component, giving the protein MKKLSVKAVVSVGMLSSIAYILMLLNFPLPPFPNFLLIDFSDIPALIATLIFGPIAGILVEFFKNVLNYFMTGSATGVPVGHVANFIAGISFILPTYYLSNKLKSKKGMSFSLVISSLIMAVIMSILNYYIILPAYTFFLHFPAMSAPAARKLVVTGILPFNIIKGVIMSVIFMLLFTRMQNWIIKQRIIKNA